One part of the Podarcis muralis chromosome 3, rPodMur119.hap1.1, whole genome shotgun sequence genome encodes these proteins:
- the SLC35D3 gene encoding solute carrier family 35 member D3: MQLCRGRALGISVAVAHGVFSGSLNILLKFLITRYHFAFLTLLQCLTSSTAALSLEVLRRRGALDMPPFGFSLARLFAGVTLLSTLQSSLTLWSLRGLSLPMYVVFKRCLPLVTLLIGVLVLKNGIPSVGVLVAVLITTCGAALAGAGDLTGDPIGYLTGVLAVLVHAAYLVLIQKTSADSDYGPLTAQYAIAVSATPFLIILSFASMDAINVWSFPGWKDPAMTCTFIVCVVIGCAMNFTTLHCTYINSAVTTSFVGVVKSIATITVGMVAFSDVEPTKLFIAGVVVNTIGSIIYCVAKYMETRKQSHYEDLEKEMREEEKKECDGEQPPFVMEEISKDTEHGETPMEESANGSDQQSTEEKDSIVGQGNAPTVTDGGNSEGVTNSSLKDAYLGVWRLVRGANYMKKDYLVENEELPSP; encoded by the exons ATGCAGCTGTGCCGGGGCCGCGCGTTGGGCATCTCGGTGGCGGTGGCGCACGGGGTGTTCTCGGGCTCGCTCAACATCCTGCTGAAGTTTCTCATCACCCGCTACCACTTCGCCTTCCTGACGCTGCTGCAGTGCCTGACCAGCTCCACGGCGGCGCTCAGCCTGGAGGTGCTGCGGCGACGGGGCGCCCTGGACATGCCGCCCTTCGGCTTCAGCCTGGCGCGCCTCTTCGCCGGGGTCACGCTGCTCTCCACGCTCCAGTCCAGCCTCACCCTCTGGTCCCTGCGCGGCCTCAGCCTGCCCATGTACGTGGTCTTCAAGCGCTGCCTGCCCCTCGTCACCCTCCTCATCGGCGTCCTGGTGCTCAAGAACGGCATCCCCTCCGTCGGGGTCTTGGTGGCCGTCCTCATCACCACTTGCGGGGCGGCTCTGGCAG GTGCGGGTGACCTGACTGGTGATCCTATTGGGTATCTGACTGGAGTGCTGGCTGTGCTGGTGCATGCAGCCTATTTGGTACTCATTCAAAAGACGAGTGCAGATAGTGACTATGGGCCCCTTACGGCCCAGTATGCCATTGCTGTTTCTGCCACACCTTTTCTCATCATCCTCTCCTTTGCCAGCATGGATGCCATCAATGTCTGGTCCTTCCCAGGATGGAAAGATCCTGCCATGACTTGCACCTTTATTGTGTGTGtcgtgattggctgtgccatgaATTTTACCACTCTCCACTGCACCTACATCAACTCGGCTGTAACCACCAGTTTCGTTGGGGTCGTGAAGAGCATCGCAACCATCACGGTCGGGATGGTGGCTTTTAGCGACGTGGAGCCTACAAAGCTGTTTATAGCTGGTGTGGTGGTAAATACCATAGGCTCCATCATTTATTGTGTAGCCAAGTACATGGAAACGAGAAAGCAGAGTCATTACGAAGACTTGGAGAAGGAAAtgagggaagaggagaagaaagaatgTGATGGAGAGCAGCCGCCTTTTGTAATGGAGGAGATCTCCAAGGACACAGAGCATGGGGAGACACCAATGGAGGAGTCAGCAAATGGAAGTGACCAGCAAAGCACAGAGGAGAAGGACAGCATAGTGGGACAAGGAAATGCGCCCACTGTCACTGATGGTGGCAACTCTGAAGGAGTTACCAACAGCTCATTAAAGGATGCCTACCTTGGAGTATGGAGGTTGGTTAGGGGGGCTAATTATATGAAGAAAGATTACCTAGTAGAGAATGAGGAGCTACCAAGTCCTTGA